A region from the Desulfoglaeba alkanexedens ALDC genome encodes:
- a CDS encoding sigma 54-interacting transcriptional regulator — MGILRLFNGGFSLFRPGSLFQSLRIRTKLLAALVPSTIVILVGTGFVTNWFANQFLTEAVQRTVRLQTLALAHECESFLARCREDLLRLSEGPADFETLERFWASTRAIRGWTYAELAYLSERPGEKSWFAFDTGEDLHVPAVHEIAQVRPNPYEILEEAGELAVGEIHLSEVFESHYPLDAEEWNGLTRSRAVLRLATPVAGNDGKRAGFLILGVDARRFRDILSLYNSSKSPIFAYVRSPEVRYCYFVDTEGWILFQSEEPEGPPRPLATDTARSGFSGTFGKPGLPGAFRPAPCHCAYWKMIEDISRGRHGILTLNVNDASESAVDEVYVGYAPVHLPSAKGKGRVIGGVAFVDRSRLGLFAGYRQIDVIFVILLSSTVLVTLLIWLLSRLITRPIFELAAAVNHIQETGELKPLDLPTHDYETSFLKFSINNMISTIRDQIEEIRDRDRRLQQAAQRERAVFDEDPPALGTADPGVLIREIVGASPAVASLREEIGKAAAVDADVLIIGETGTGKQLAAEAIHKLSRRRHKPFISINCGALDENLLLDALFGHVRGAFSDARTDRKGAFLTAHGGTLFLDEVGTASPKVQQALLRAVAMRKIHPLGSDVEYDVDVRLIAATNQDLKDLVEKGVFREDLYYRLNVITVHTPPLREHREDIPLLAHHFLKEAEARMNRQEIGLSRGALERLKAYDWPGNVRELQNCITRAVAMVEGSLIHVQDLQLGDFAPEPEPPTPASPSPAPRDAPTCAQADETAGVSLNVRQARVIPLLLQKGEISRAEYQREVGDGLPARTALYDLQDLVTKGVLVKTGRGPATRYRLKDRSLIMNGAAKKSPQPCSAD, encoded by the coding sequence ATGGGCATACTGAGGCTATTCAACGGCGGGTTCTCCTTGTTCCGTCCGGGGTCGCTCTTTCAATCTTTGAGAATTCGAACCAAGCTTCTGGCGGCGCTGGTCCCGTCAACGATCGTCATCCTGGTGGGGACTGGTTTCGTGACCAACTGGTTCGCCAACCAGTTCCTGACGGAAGCCGTCCAGCGCACGGTGCGCCTCCAGACCTTGGCCTTGGCCCACGAGTGTGAAAGCTTCCTGGCGCGGTGCCGTGAGGACCTGCTGCGGCTGTCGGAAGGGCCGGCCGACTTCGAAACACTGGAGCGTTTTTGGGCCTCGACCCGGGCGATCAGGGGCTGGACCTATGCGGAACTGGCCTACCTTTCCGAGCGCCCCGGCGAGAAGTCCTGGTTCGCCTTCGACACCGGCGAGGATCTCCATGTGCCGGCCGTCCATGAGATCGCTCAAGTGAGGCCGAACCCTTACGAGATCCTGGAGGAGGCCGGGGAGCTCGCCGTGGGGGAGATCCACCTTTCCGAGGTCTTTGAGAGCCACTATCCGCTCGACGCCGAGGAATGGAACGGCCTGACCCGCAGCCGCGCGGTGCTGCGCCTAGCGACGCCCGTTGCTGGAAACGACGGCAAACGGGCCGGCTTCTTGATCCTCGGCGTGGACGCGCGAAGATTCCGAGATATTCTTTCTCTTTACAATTCTTCCAAATCCCCGATTTTCGCCTACGTAAGGAGTCCCGAAGTACGCTACTGTTATTTCGTCGACACCGAGGGATGGATCCTGTTTCAGTCGGAGGAACCGGAAGGGCCGCCGCGGCCGCTGGCCACGGACACCGCCCGGAGCGGATTCTCGGGAACCTTTGGAAAACCGGGGCTTCCCGGAGCCTTCCGGCCGGCACCCTGCCACTGCGCTTATTGGAAAATGATCGAGGATATTTCGCGCGGCCGCCATGGGATCCTTACGTTAAATGTAAATGATGCTTCTGAGTCGGCCGTGGACGAGGTCTACGTGGGATACGCCCCGGTGCACCTGCCGTCCGCAAAGGGAAAGGGGCGGGTGATCGGCGGCGTGGCCTTCGTGGACCGGAGCCGACTGGGTCTCTTTGCCGGCTACCGGCAGATCGACGTCATCTTCGTGATCCTGCTTTCGTCCACCGTCCTCGTAACGTTGCTGATCTGGCTGTTGAGCCGCCTGATCACGCGCCCGATCTTCGAACTCGCGGCCGCCGTCAATCATATTCAGGAAACCGGGGAGCTGAAGCCTTTAGATCTTCCCACCCACGACTACGAAACCAGTTTCCTCAAGTTCTCCATAAACAACATGATTTCCACCATACGGGATCAGATCGAAGAAATCCGCGACCGCGACCGCCGACTCCAACAAGCGGCCCAACGGGAACGGGCCGTCTTCGACGAGGATCCCCCGGCATTGGGAACGGCGGACCCCGGCGTCCTGATCCGGGAAATCGTGGGCGCCAGCCCGGCTGTTGCCTCTTTGCGCGAAGAGATCGGAAAAGCCGCCGCGGTGGATGCAGACGTTCTGATCATTGGAGAAACGGGAACCGGAAAGCAGTTGGCCGCCGAAGCCATTCACAAGCTGAGCCGCAGGCGGCACAAGCCCTTCATCTCCATAAACTGCGGCGCTCTGGACGAGAATCTCCTCCTCGACGCCCTCTTCGGTCACGTGAGAGGCGCCTTCTCCGACGCCAGAACAGACCGTAAAGGGGCTTTTCTCACAGCCCACGGCGGAACCCTCTTCCTGGACGAGGTTGGTACCGCTTCTCCCAAGGTGCAACAGGCTTTGCTTCGGGCTGTGGCCATGCGCAAGATTCATCCGCTGGGCAGCGACGTCGAATACGACGTGGATGTACGCCTCATCGCCGCCACCAACCAGGACCTGAAGGACCTGGTGGAGAAGGGCGTTTTTCGTGAAGACCTCTATTATCGGCTGAACGTCATCACCGTCCACACTCCGCCGCTTCGCGAGCACAGAGAGGACATCCCGCTCCTCGCCCACCACTTCCTCAAGGAAGCCGAAGCTCGGATGAATCGGCAGGAGATCGGGCTCAGCCGCGGAGCACTGGAACGATTGAAGGCATACGACTGGCCAGGAAACGTCCGCGAGCTTCAAAACTGCATCACCCGGGCCGTGGCCATGGTGGAAGGATCTCTCATTCACGTGCAGGATCTGCAACTCGGAGACTTCGCCCCTGAACCGGAGCCGCCGACTCCCGCCTCGCCCTCGCCCGCCCCCAGGGATGCGCCTACATGCGCCCAAGCGGACGAAACAGCAGGCGTCTCCTTGAATGTACGACAGGCCCGGGTCATCCCGTTGCTCTTGCAAAAAGGGGAAATCAGCCGGGCCGAATACCAGCGGGAAGTGGGCGACGGACTGCCTGCACGGACCGCCCTGTACGACCTCCAGGATCTGGTGACCAAGGGCGTCCTGGTTAAAACCGGTCGCGGGCCGGCCACACGCTACCGACTTAAGGACCGATCTCTCATCATGAACGGGGCGGCGAAGAAATCGCCCCAACCTTGTTCTGCCGATTAA
- a CDS encoding PEP/pyruvate-binding domain-containing protein, which yields MWQRLSRIFIKRESKPQRTPEEIADLFRYKYSNFKDLLHSNSELAKILSDLSVKLQGYEPFGMAYVRSQATLAVSHSARMIRALNALSENRYGLLSAVLEKIHTRIKQELEAVETPSIDELVLPYCRVTREMVDWVGGKNANLGEVRNRAGLAVPEGFAVTTRAFQLFLAENDLVDRINKLKTEVDPRDPQAVHALSESIQHMVLTAGVPDPLRKALEEAFDTVQDARARKTPGARTPLRVAMRSSAIGEDTELSYAGQYVSMLNTPRERLAETYRIIAAGLYTPRAITYRFNKGIRDEDVAMAVACLEMIDSVASGVVYSRNPVDPSDDRLVVSAVWGLGPYAVDGTVTPDTYRVARGDRLTIVERKVSVQTVQLVADPDGGLKEIEVPESLRAKARLDDEQILQLAGFALKLERHFGSPQDIEWALAPDGRLLILQSRPLHPPDVSFAEGRPRSARIEGYHVILEGGNTACPGVGYGPAFHVQTEEDLLHFPEGAVLVARHSSPAYAVVIPRAAAIVTDAGSVTGHMASIAREFSVPTLLGTLDATERIPPGVDVTVDASSGRVYRGQVKELLGPGPKLKPFMKGTPVHDTLKRVTRHILPINLVDPKAPDFRPESCETLHDIMRFVHERSYEEMFRLSDAVSNGEGWAVKVEADIPIDLFLIDLGGGLMDVKPGDTKVSLDRIACEPLRALLAGMTRPELRHREPRPIHLGGFLSVMTEQMLSPPRLDVERFGDRSYAIVSEKYLNFSSRVGYHYSILDTYCGETVNKNYITFSFMGGAADETRRNRRARAIARILEALGFVVTVAGDRVTGRYVKYERKETLERLDRIGRMLQYTRQMDMLMDSEQSVEVLAANFIEERYRL from the coding sequence ATGTGGCAGAGGCTTTCCAGGATTTTCATAAAGCGTGAATCCAAACCCCAGCGCACCCCGGAAGAAATCGCGGATCTTTTCCGCTACAAGTATTCGAACTTCAAAGACCTCTTGCATTCCAACTCGGAACTAGCCAAGATCCTTTCCGATCTTTCTGTGAAGCTCCAGGGATACGAACCCTTCGGGATGGCCTACGTGCGCTCCCAGGCGACCCTCGCCGTTTCTCACAGCGCGCGCATGATCCGAGCCCTCAACGCCCTCTCGGAAAACCGCTACGGGCTCCTTTCCGCAGTCCTCGAAAAGATTCACACCCGCATCAAGCAGGAATTGGAAGCCGTTGAGACACCTTCCATCGACGAACTGGTTCTGCCCTACTGCCGGGTCACCCGCGAAATGGTGGATTGGGTCGGCGGTAAGAACGCCAACCTCGGGGAAGTTCGAAACAGAGCGGGGCTCGCCGTTCCTGAGGGCTTCGCCGTCACCACACGCGCCTTTCAACTCTTCTTGGCGGAAAACGACCTAGTCGACCGCATCAACAAGCTGAAAACCGAGGTCGACCCACGGGACCCCCAGGCGGTCCATGCGTTGAGCGAATCGATCCAACACATGGTGCTCACGGCCGGAGTCCCCGACCCGCTCCGGAAAGCCCTTGAGGAAGCCTTCGACACTGTACAAGACGCTCGGGCCCGAAAAACGCCGGGGGCTCGGACCCCTCTTCGCGTCGCCATGCGAAGCAGCGCCATCGGGGAAGACACCGAGCTGTCTTACGCCGGCCAATACGTTTCCATGCTCAACACTCCCCGGGAACGCCTGGCCGAAACCTACCGCATCATAGCGGCCGGGCTCTACACGCCGCGCGCCATCACCTATCGCTTCAACAAGGGCATCCGAGACGAAGACGTGGCCATGGCGGTCGCTTGCCTGGAAATGATCGATTCTGTGGCAAGTGGGGTGGTGTATTCGCGGAATCCCGTCGATCCTTCGGACGACCGGCTGGTGGTGAGCGCCGTGTGGGGTCTGGGGCCATATGCCGTCGACGGCACGGTGACACCCGACACGTACCGCGTGGCCCGTGGCGATAGACTCACCATCGTGGAAAGAAAGGTTTCGGTGCAGACGGTCCAGTTGGTCGCCGATCCGGACGGCGGACTGAAAGAAATCGAAGTACCGGAATCCCTCCGTGCGAAGGCCCGCCTCGACGACGAACAGATCCTGCAACTGGCCGGCTTCGCCCTCAAGCTGGAGCGGCATTTCGGCAGCCCGCAGGACATCGAATGGGCGCTCGCCCCCGACGGACGCCTCCTCATCCTCCAGTCCCGCCCACTGCACCCTCCCGATGTCTCGTTTGCCGAAGGACGGCCCCGTTCCGCTCGAATAGAAGGCTACCACGTGATCCTGGAAGGGGGAAATACCGCCTGCCCCGGAGTCGGATACGGGCCCGCTTTTCATGTGCAAACCGAAGAAGACCTGCTCCATTTCCCGGAAGGCGCCGTCCTAGTCGCCCGCCATTCTTCGCCCGCTTACGCCGTCGTTATCCCTCGAGCCGCCGCCATCGTGACCGATGCGGGAAGCGTTACCGGGCACATGGCGTCCATCGCCCGTGAGTTCTCCGTTCCCACCCTGCTCGGAACCCTCGATGCCACCGAACGGATCCCACCAGGTGTCGACGTGACCGTGGACGCCTCTTCGGGCCGCGTGTACCGCGGCCAAGTCAAGGAACTGCTCGGCCCCGGCCCGAAACTCAAACCCTTCATGAAAGGAACGCCCGTCCACGATACCCTGAAGCGGGTAACGCGCCACATCCTGCCCATCAATCTCGTGGACCCCAAGGCCCCCGATTTCCGCCCGGAATCCTGCGAAACACTTCACGATATCATGCGGTTCGTGCACGAGCGGTCCTACGAAGAAATGTTCCGCTTGAGCGACGCCGTCTCCAACGGCGAAGGATGGGCCGTAAAAGTGGAAGCCGACATCCCCATCGACCTGTTTCTCATCGACCTGGGAGGCGGACTCATGGACGTCAAACCGGGAGACACAAAGGTCTCCCTCGACCGGATCGCCTGTGAACCGTTAAGGGCCCTTCTGGCCGGCATGACCCGTCCGGAACTCCGCCACCGGGAACCTCGACCCATTCACTTGGGCGGGTTTCTTTCCGTCATGACCGAACAGATGCTCTCACCGCCCCGCCTGGACGTGGAACGGTTCGGCGATCGCAGCTACGCCATCGTTTCCGAAAAGTATCTGAACTTCAGTTCGCGGGTCGGCTACCACTACAGCATCCTGGACACCTACTGCGGCGAAACCGTCAACAAGAACTACATCACCTTCTCCTTCATGGGCGGCGCCGCCGATGAAACCCGCCGGAACCGGCGGGCCAGGGCCATCGCCCGCATCCTGGAAGCCCTGGGTTTTGTGGTCACTGTAGCGGGGGACCGAGTAACCGGCCGCTATGTGAAATACGAACGGAAAGAGACCCTTGAGAGGCTGGATCGGATCGGCCGGATGCTGCAGTATACCCGGCAGATGGACATGCTCATGGACAGCGAGCAGAGCGTGGAAGTCCTGGCCGCAAATTTCATCGAAGAGCGCTACCGGTTGTAG
- a CDS encoding response regulator: protein MGGEAGSKPQVLIVDDEDRFRLTLGKLLGSRGYPVDSAGSGPEALEKIRDRAFDVILLDVKMPGMSGIEALARIKKESPLSEVIILTGHASVDAAVEIMKLGGYEYLLKPCPMDELTARIDAAYEKKLARERVAKRPQ from the coding sequence ATGGGTGGTGAAGCGGGTTCCAAGCCGCAGGTCCTGATCGTGGACGACGAAGACCGTTTCCGGTTGACCCTGGGAAAGCTTCTTGGATCCAGGGGGTACCCTGTCGATTCGGCGGGAAGCGGCCCGGAAGCGCTGGAAAAGATACGCGATCGGGCCTTCGACGTGATTCTGCTCGACGTGAAGATGCCGGGCATGAGCGGGATCGAGGCCTTGGCGCGCATCAAGAAGGAAAGTCCCCTTTCCGAGGTGATCATCCTGACCGGCCATGCTTCGGTGGACGCAGCCGTCGAAATCATGAAGCTGGGCGGCTACGAATATCTTCTGAAACCCTGCCCCATGGACGAACTCACTGCCCGGATCGATGCGGCTTATGAAAAGAAACTCGCCCGGGAGCGTGTCGCGAAACGGCCGCAGTAA
- a CDS encoding sensor histidine kinase gives MNESGFAKNRASNYAVSILLFLAAAWGVVSGRRLWAIAAAALGGLSAYSVGTLLRRIESAEKQRKSLDQQLLQAQKLAAIGELSAGIAHEINNPLAIMTQELEWIRHLMASEESLKSSGFEELKDSLNEIARQVERCKEVTHKLLGFARKMDPVIQPVDINRLIEEMACLVEKEARLRKITLIRRYREDLPPIRTDPPLVRQVVLNLLNNAMHSIGEDGSISLETRLMGDHVELVVSDTGCGIPEELQSRIFDPFFTTKPPGKGTGLGLSICHGIVQRLGGRIEVESRPGEGTSFYVILPVREEE, from the coding sequence ATGAACGAAAGCGGCTTCGCGAAAAACAGAGCCAGTAACTACGCGGTTTCCATTCTGCTGTTTCTCGCCGCGGCCTGGGGCGTCGTTTCCGGAAGAAGGCTGTGGGCGATAGCCGCCGCCGCCCTCGGGGGCCTTTCCGCTTATTCCGTTGGAACGCTTCTGCGTCGAATCGAATCCGCGGAAAAGCAGAGGAAATCGCTGGACCAGCAGCTCCTGCAGGCCCAGAAGCTGGCCGCCATCGGCGAATTATCGGCGGGAATTGCACACGAAATCAACAATCCGCTGGCCATCATGACCCAGGAGCTGGAATGGATCCGGCACCTCATGGCCTCGGAGGAGTCGCTGAAGTCGAGCGGGTTCGAAGAACTCAAAGATTCGCTTAACGAGATCGCCCGACAGGTGGAGCGATGCAAGGAAGTGACCCACAAGCTGCTTGGTTTCGCCCGCAAGATGGATCCGGTGATACAGCCGGTGGACATCAACCGCCTGATCGAAGAAATGGCCTGTCTGGTGGAAAAGGAAGCCCGGCTCCGCAAGATCACCTTGATCCGCCGTTACCGGGAAGATCTCCCGCCGATACGGACCGACCCACCCCTGGTCAGGCAGGTGGTCTTGAACCTTTTGAACAATGCCATGCACTCCATCGGCGAGGACGGTTCGATCTCGCTGGAAACGCGCCTCATGGGCGACCACGTGGAGCTGGTGGTTTCCGACACCGGCTGCGGCATCCCGGAGGAACTCCAGTCCCGGATTTTCGATCCGTTCTTCACCACCAAGCCCCCCGGCAAAGGGACGGGCTTAGGGCTTTCCATCTGTCATGGCATCGTCCAGCGGTTGGGGGGAAGGATCGAAGTGGAAAGTCGACCGGGGGAGGGGACATCCTTTTACGTTATTTTGCCGGTTCGCGAGGAGGAGTGA
- a CDS encoding sigma-54-dependent transcriptional regulator, with product MMPYKVLVVDDELDFLETIVKRLERRRITVTGVASGEEALKQLETFPVDVVILDVKMPGMDGLETLRRIKRRWPFVEVILLTGHGSVESGIQGMELGAYDYVMKPAKLGDLIAKVEQAYERKRLREKQSQ from the coding sequence ATGATGCCGTACAAGGTGTTGGTGGTCGACGATGAATTGGACTTCCTGGAGACGATCGTGAAGCGGCTGGAGAGGCGCCGGATCACGGTCACCGGGGTGGCAAGCGGTGAGGAAGCCTTGAAGCAGCTGGAAACCTTTCCCGTCGACGTGGTTATCCTGGATGTGAAGATGCCGGGCATGGACGGCCTGGAAACCCTTCGACGCATCAAGCGAAGATGGCCTTTCGTGGAAGTGATCCTTCTCACGGGCCATGGTTCCGTGGAATCGGGCATCCAGGGCATGGAACTTGGAGCTTACGACTATGTGATGAAACCCGCCAAGCTGGGAGACCTCATCGCCAAGGTGGAACAGGCCTATGAACGAAAGCGGCTTCGCGAAAAACAGAGCCAGTAA
- a CDS encoding sensor histidine kinase, which translates to MPHEGYRNLRLKIIATTLTFSLIPLFVLGASIYYQFHQSYSSKIHENLRAMAENRRHALDLFFDERISQLTTVAYTMTFDRVTAPGTLERLYDLIQSRSKYYVDLGVIDENGEHVAYCGPYKLKGLNYRDTDWFQSVIARGTYISDVFLGFRKVPHFIIAVARREDDHTWVLRATINTDLFEAMVRAAQTGRKGDAFLLNRDFVYQTAPRFHGGLLEKNTSLQLPMFMGTRLIEHAMEGRRLLVAATWLENKEWLLVVEQDPGEELLPLFRTRHLTIGLMTAGVIAVVFGTVLVSQLMIRQLIRADREKAELDANLMQSAKLAAVGKLAAGIAHEINNPLAVIREKAGWIRDLLEEEDIQSSDNFAEFADAVEKIEAHVERARTVTHRLLGFARRMEPVEEEVDLHRVLDETIAFLENEARHRNIAIHKEYMADEPTIISDSSQLQQVFLNIINNAIDAVEQDGDIWVRTHRDGKKNSITVEIADNGPGIPPEHLSKIFDPFFTTKRTGSGTGLGLSISYSIVKKLGGEIVVKSNRPKGAVFTLSFPARQGAD; encoded by the coding sequence ATGCCGCACGAAGGTTACCGCAATCTGCGCCTCAAGATCATTGCGACGACGCTCACCTTTTCCCTGATCCCGCTTTTTGTCTTGGGGGCGAGCATCTATTACCAATTTCACCAGTCCTATTCGTCGAAGATTCACGAAAACCTCCGTGCGATGGCGGAAAACCGACGCCACGCCCTCGACCTCTTTTTTGACGAAAGGATTTCGCAGCTCACGACAGTAGCCTACACGATGACGTTCGATCGGGTCACGGCGCCGGGGACCTTGGAGCGGCTGTACGATCTGATCCAGAGTCGGTCCAAATATTACGTGGACTTGGGGGTCATCGACGAGAACGGGGAGCACGTGGCTTATTGCGGTCCTTACAAGCTGAAGGGCCTCAACTATCGGGACACCGACTGGTTCCAGTCGGTGATTGCGCGCGGAACCTACATCAGCGACGTCTTCCTGGGGTTTCGCAAGGTGCCTCACTTCATCATCGCGGTCGCTCGAAGAGAAGACGACCATACGTGGGTTCTCCGGGCCACCATCAACACGGACCTCTTCGAAGCCATGGTCCGTGCGGCCCAAACAGGGCGAAAAGGCGATGCGTTCCTGCTCAACCGCGACTTCGTCTATCAGACGGCGCCTCGGTTCCACGGCGGGCTTCTCGAAAAGAACACCAGCCTGCAACTACCGATGTTCATGGGAACCCGGCTGATCGAACATGCCATGGAAGGCCGTCGGCTGCTGGTGGCCGCCACCTGGCTTGAGAACAAGGAATGGCTGCTTGTGGTGGAGCAAGATCCCGGGGAGGAACTCCTGCCGCTTTTCCGGACCCGCCATTTGACCATCGGGCTCATGACGGCCGGCGTCATCGCCGTGGTCTTCGGGACGGTACTGGTTTCACAACTGATGATCCGGCAGCTCATTCGAGCGGACAGGGAAAAGGCGGAACTGGATGCGAACCTGATGCAGTCGGCCAAGCTGGCGGCGGTGGGAAAACTTGCGGCAGGCATCGCCCATGAAATCAACAATCCGCTGGCGGTGATCCGGGAAAAGGCGGGCTGGATCCGGGACCTTCTGGAAGAGGAGGACATCCAGAGCAGCGACAATTTCGCGGAATTCGCCGATGCCGTGGAAAAGATCGAAGCCCACGTGGAAAGGGCCCGGACCGTGACCCACCGGCTGCTCGGGTTCGCCCGACGCATGGAACCGGTTGAAGAAGAGGTGGACCTTCACCGTGTGCTGGACGAAACGATCGCTTTCTTGGAAAACGAAGCCCGTCACCGCAACATCGCTATTCACAAGGAGTACATGGCCGATGAGCCGACCATCATCAGCGATTCTTCCCAGTTGCAGCAGGTCTTTCTCAATATCATCAACAACGCCATCGATGCGGTGGAGCAGGACGGTGACATCTGGGTCCGGACTCATCGGGACGGGAAGAAGAATTCTATTACGGTTGAAATCGCAGACAACGGGCCCGGCATCCCGCCGGAGCACCTGAGCAAGATCTTCGACCCCTTCTTTACCACAAAGAGAACGGGAAGCGGGACCGGACTCGGACTGTCCATCAGTTACAGCATCGTAAAAAAGCTCGGGGGAGAGATTGTGGTGAAAAGCAATCGGCCGAAAGGAGCCGTCTTCACTCTTTCTTTTCCTGCCCGCCAGGGTGCGGATTGA
- a CDS encoding sigma-54-dependent transcriptional regulator, whose amino-acid sequence MAEILIVDDDAQLRQSFERLLTREGHRVRTASSGEAALALVQEASPDLVIMDVRLPGMDGLQTFHALREMDRKLPVIIMTAYGTTETAIQATKLGAFDYVLKPFEIPAILELMEQALSAGRFMRSRVEVDAQPETAPCDALIGRSQAMQEVYKAIGRVAPTDATVLIRGESGTGKELVARAVYQYSERADGPFLVINCVAIPETLLESELFGYEKGAFTGAVSRRVGKIEQAHRGTLFLDEIGDMPFSIQAKILRLLQERSIERLGGRKPIPVDVRIIAATNRDLERAVAEGRFREDLYYRLKVVTLTLPPLRDRHGDVPMLADYFLARFAREMNMVNPGLTRDAAELLSHFPWPGNVRELANTLQKALIFNRGCPLDREDVLRAIGQGERTAPSRSHGEGSIGGDQTLRDWIRERIRSSSEENLFEQLIDELGALVIREALDFTGGNRTRASKLLGISRPTLIARIEKYGLKIETSVS is encoded by the coding sequence CGATCTCGTCATCATGGACGTGCGGCTCCCTGGCATGGACGGGCTGCAGACGTTCCATGCGCTCAGGGAAATGGACCGCAAGCTTCCGGTCATCATCATGACGGCCTACGGCACCACGGAAACCGCCATCCAGGCCACCAAGCTGGGGGCGTTCGACTACGTGCTGAAACCGTTCGAAATCCCTGCCATCTTGGAGCTCATGGAGCAGGCCTTGAGCGCCGGCCGTTTCATGCGATCGCGCGTGGAAGTGGACGCGCAGCCCGAAACGGCCCCTTGCGATGCGCTGATCGGCCGAAGTCAGGCCATGCAGGAGGTCTACAAGGCCATCGGCCGCGTGGCGCCCACGGACGCCACCGTACTCATCCGTGGAGAATCCGGCACCGGAAAGGAACTGGTGGCGCGCGCGGTGTACCAGTACAGCGAGCGGGCCGACGGACCGTTCCTGGTGATCAACTGTGTGGCCATCCCGGAAACGCTCCTGGAAAGCGAGCTTTTCGGCTACGAGAAGGGGGCCTTCACGGGGGCGGTGAGCCGGCGGGTGGGAAAAATCGAACAGGCCCACCGCGGGACCCTCTTTCTCGACGAAATCGGGGACATGCCCTTTTCGATCCAGGCCAAGATCCTGCGCCTGCTCCAGGAACGGAGCATCGAAAGACTGGGCGGGAGGAAACCTATCCCGGTGGATGTGCGGATCATCGCCGCCACCAACCGCGATCTGGAAAGAGCCGTCGCCGAGGGCCGCTTCCGGGAAGATCTTTATTACCGCCTGAAGGTGGTGACGCTCACCCTGCCTCCGCTCAGGGACCGCCACGGCGACGTTCCCATGCTGGCCGACTACTTTCTGGCCCGGTTCGCCCGGGAAATGAACATGGTGAATCCGGGACTCACCCGCGACGCCGCCGAATTGCTGAGCCATTTCCCCTGGCCGGGAAACGTCAGGGAACTGGCCAACACCCTTCAGAAAGCGCTCATTTTCAACCGGGGTTGCCCCCTGGACCGCGAAGACGTCCTGCGGGCCATCGGGCAGGGGGAGCGCACGGCTCCCAGCCGAAGCCACGGCGAAGGGAGTATCGGAGGGGACCAGACCCTTCGCGACTGGATCCGGGAAAGGATCCGCAGTTCCTCCGAAGAAAACCTCTTCGAACAGCTGATCGACGAACTGGGGGCCTTGGTGATCCGGGAGGCTCTGGATTTCACGGGAGGAAACCGCACCCGGGCTTCGAAACTCCTGGGGATATCCCGGCCCACCCTCATCGCTCGGATCGAAAAATACGGCCTCAAGATCGAAACCTCGGTATCGTAG